From one Suricata suricatta isolate VVHF042 chromosome 8, meerkat_22Aug2017_6uvM2_HiC, whole genome shotgun sequence genomic stretch:
- the PLEKHO1 gene encoding pleckstrin homology domain-containing family O member 1, translated as MAVASTSTSDGMLTLDLIQEEDPSPEEPTSCAESFRVDLGKSVAQLAGRRRRADSDGTQPSSERASSLPRAREKPDRGATYTPQAPKKLMAAEKGRCASLEEILSQRDASPACAPQLQPEDPSALGPPHPGQLSRIQDLVARKLEKTQELLAEVQGLGDGKRKARDPPRSPPDSESEQLLLETERLLGEASSNWSQAKRVLQEVRELRDLYRQMDLQSPDPHLRPAAQHSQYRKSLM; from the exons ATGGCCGTG GCCTCCACCTCTACCTCCGACGGGATGCTGACCTTGGACCTGATCCAGGAGGAAGACCCTTCCCCTGAGGAGCCGACCTCCTGCGCCGAGAGCTTCCGGGTGGACCTGGGCAAGTCCGTGGCGCAGCTGGCAGGCCGCCGGCGCAGGGCAGACTCCGACGGGACCCAGCCGTCCTCAGAGCGAGCGAGCAGCCTGCCCCGGGCTCGGGAGAAGCCAGACCGAGGGGCCACCTACACCCCCCAGGCCCCCAAGAAGCTGATGGCCGCAGAGAAGGGCCGCTGCGCCTCTTTGGAGGAGATCCTGTCCCAGCGGGACGCCAGCCCAGCCTGTGCCCCCCAGCTGCAGCCTGAGGACCCCTCGGCCCTTGGGCCACCCCACCCGGGCCAGCTGTCCCGGATCCAGGACCTGGTCGCCAGGAAACTGGAGAAGACTCAGGAGCTGCTGGCCGAGGTTCAGGGACTAGGAGACGGGAAGCGCAAAGCCAGGGACCCGCCTCGGTCGCCTCCCGATTCGGAGTCAGAGCAGTTGCTGCTGGAGACCGAGCGGCTGCTGGGAGAGGCCTCGTCGAATTGGAGCCAGGCCAAGAGGGTGCTGCAGGAAGTCAGGGAGCTGAGGGACCTGTACAGACAGATGGACCTGCAGAGCCCCGACCCCCACCTCAGGCCTGCCGCTCAGCACAGTCAGTACCGGAAGAGCCTGATGTAA
- the LOC115297590 gene encoding uncharacterized protein LOC115297590 produces the protein MFTCLCSRKGYPGSRKLKPPLELTFKATQHSGQWLWRPRNLPGPGLDVCVRASLSHPDSPLCSVCNGDHSIRFTLGRLKEGPRLCNRAKWSLATNPTLTASLDTLIPSMLPERKTFPHRLTHPGHYPYHLRSVNSRCQFALLFLSSVWEGADLDLGASGWKPSVRTAREGRLGPEILRERDFQGDLEKPLCGAEGGPAVHLREGGRCPLPPLDLFSQTFPVLSLHRGLPDLRPPPASHPRCVPKASSAIRFSTCIHNLSRPLVTSQPEARNPGKGRVLEEPRCAKATGKDSSH, from the exons ATGTTTACCTGTCTGTGCAGCAGGAAGGGATACCCAGGTAGTAGGAAGTTGAAACCTCCCCTGGAGCTTACATTTAAAGCCACACAGCATTCTGGACAATGGCTTTGGAGACCGAGAAATCTACCCGGCCCAGGACTCGACGTGTGTGTCCGCGCATCCCTGAGCCATCCGGACTCCCCACTTTGCTCTGTGTGCAATGGAGATCATTCTATCCGCTTCACACTCGGGAGGCTCAAAGAAGGCCCGAGGCTTTGTAACCGGGCCAAGTGGAGCCTTGCTACTAACCCCACTCTCACCGCATCCCTCGACACGTTGATACCTTCCATGCTCCCGGAACGTAAAACTTTTCCCCACCGTCTGACCCACCCAGGCCACTATCCCTACCACCTAAGGAGTGTGAATTCCAGATGCCAGTTCGCGCTCTTGTTTTTGTCTTCCGTTTGGGAGGGAGCCGATCTCGATCTAG GGGCCTCAGGATGGAAACCATCCGTCCGCACCGCCAGAGAAGGTCGGCTGGGTCCGGAAATTCTGCGGGAAAGGGATTTTCAGGGAGATTTGGAAAAACCGCTATGTGGTGCTGAAGGGGGACCAGCTGTACATCTCCGAGAAGGAGGTAGGTGTCCTCTCCCACCTCTGGACCTGTTTTCTCAAACATTCCCCGTTTTGTCCCTCCACAGGGGACTTCCTGACCTCcgtcctccccctgcctcccacccgcGTTGTGTTCCAAAAGCAAGTTCAGCAATTCG CTTCTCCACTTGCATCCACAATCTTTCCCGGCCTCTAGTCACTTCCCAGCCTGAAGCCCGGAACCCGGGGAAGGGGAGAGTCCTGGAGGAACCACGCTGTGCCAAAGCGACAGGCAAGGACAGCAGTCACTGA